The window GGTTATACGGAAGCGGTAGCAAACCAACCGGCTGATCAGTTTGAACAAGTCGTCTATGATGCTGCAACAGATCAATTTACTGGCCCTAAACCAGAAGGCTTACCAACGATGGTGGGTTACCAAGCATCAGGTGCTGCACCATTCCTTCGTGGCGCGCCAGTTGAAAGTCCTGAAACAGTAGCAACAGCAATTCGTATTGGTAATCCTCAAAGCTGGAACCATGCCAAAGCCGTCGTACGTGACTCTAAAGGTTGGTTTGATGAACTTAGCGATACAGAAATCTTAGAAGCTCAACGCCTACTTTCTATGTATGAAGGTGTGTTTGTAGAACCAGCTTCAGCAGCGTCTATCGGTGGTGCGATTCGTGATATAAAAGCAGGTAAAATTGCTGAAGGTTCTGTGATCGTATGCACAGTGACAGGTAATGGTCTAAAAGATCCTGACACAGCAATCAAGCAGTGTGCTGATGCCGTTATGTTGTCAATCGATGCAACAATGGATCAAGTTAAAGACTCTATCCTTTCAAATATGTAAAATTAAGTTGATAAAAAAACCAGTTGCAAGCAACTGGTTTTTTTATGCGTTGAAAAAGCTTAAACGCGTTTTGGTAGAGTATTTAACCAGGTCAATAAGTTAGTTGCATCGCTATTACGTGCTTGAGTGCTTGGTGCACCCAATAGCACCACAACTGCAGGACGCGAATTGACTGTGGTATGCATCACGACACAACGTCCAGCTTCGTTGATATAACCTGTTTTAGAAAGGTTAATATTCCATCCACCGTTACGAACCAAAGCATTGGTGTTATTTGATTTCAATACACGATAACCTAAATTGAAATCATAGGTCGGTGTGGTTGAGAACTGACGAATCAAACCATACTGCGAAGCTGCACTGACTAAAATGCCCAAGTCACGTGCCGAAGAAACATTGCCTGGATGCAAACCCGTAGACTCAATAAAATGTGTCGCAGTCATACCCAGTTGTTTAGCTTTACTGTTCATTGCTGCATAGAAAGCCGTACGCCCACCTGGGTATGTACGAGCCAATGCAGCAGCTGCTGGATTTTCAGACTTCATCAAAGCAAATAACAAAAGTTCGGCGCGATTCATACTATCGCCAGCACGTAATGTAGAACTAGAGTTCTTGCCACCCGCCCCTGCAAAATCGATCTGTTGTAAAGTCACTTCTTCAGACATATTTAAACGAGCATCTGCAGTGACGACAGCAGTCATTACTTTAGTAATCGAAGCAATTGGTAGCGCTGTGTTGGTATTTTTACTAAATAATACTTCACCTGTCTGAGCATCCATCACCAATGCTGCACGTGCATTGACTGAAGGTTGACTACTATAGCCCACCGTATCACGGATCTGCACGCTTTGTTGAGGTGAGGTCGAAGAGGTAATCGCCGCTGAACCACCACTACGTAACGTTGTGGTCACCGAGGTCGAACCTACTGGGCTCAAATCTAATGGCTCATCATCATTCATCAATTGACTGGCGTCATTCGCCGACCAGCTCATTGAGGCTGAACCATTATTACCCGAAATTGCTGAATTATTATTGACTACTAACTCAGCAAAACTTGTTGAACTCCACGCCAACAAGATTGACATGCCTAATACATGCATGACAGATTTTTTAGCATTTTTCACGACACAATACTCAACTCAAGGTGCTGCACATTTGCGCTTACTATCATTATGCCTTACATTTGAGCATATTGGGTAAAGCTTTTATAGACACAATTGTGTACAACTATTCTCTAAAAATGAAGAATAGCATTGCTAATTTTGTCATTTCATTGCAAGCTAATTTTGCTTTATGTAACAAAAAACCAATTTTTTGATAAAAAGGAGGTCTTCTTGATCACTGTTCTCGTTGTTGATGATCATGAACTCGTACGCACTGGTATTTGTCGTATGTTAGAAGACCACCCCGATGTTGAGGTTGTAGGACAAGCTGAGTCTGGGGAAGAAGCAATTGCTTTAGTTCGTCAGAAACATCCTCAAGTTGTTCTGCTTGATGTCAACATGCCGGGTATTGGTGGGGTTGAAACCACTAGACGTTTGTTACAAAGTGCGCCGGATACCAAAGTAATCGCTGTGAGCGGTTTAGCTGAAGAGCCTTATCCATCATTACTTTTAAAAGCAGGTGCAAAAGGTTATATCACCAAGGGTGCACCGATTGCTGAAATGGTGCGAGCCATTAATAAAGTCATGCTCGGTGGCAAATATTTTAGTGCCGATATTGCGGAACAACTTGCCAGTTCATATTTATCCGATACACAGCAATCCCCTTTTGATGCACTATCAGAACGAGAAATGCAAGTGGCAATGATGGTTGTAAACTGTATAAGTGCGCAGGAGATTGCCGATAAACTTTTTGTCAGTGTAAAGACCGTAAATACCTACCGTTATCGTATTTTTGAGAAATTGGGAATTGATAGTGATGTCAAACTGACCCACCTTGCGATTCGTTATGGGCTTATTAAACCTTAAAACTTTTGTGAATTGCCTATGTTGGGAAAAGTTGCGCCTTCCATATCACAAACCATTTACCAACTTGGCATGTGGTACAGTGGATATCGCCTCATTGTTTCGATTTGCTTATTACTTATCTTTCTTTTAACTGCAGAACAACTCACAAACAATTATATCTATCCACTCTTATATTTATATACGCTGATTGCTTATATCGGATTTAATATCAGTCAGCTTTTTTTTCTTAAAATCTTTTCTATACATGTCAATAAACAATTAATTGCTATCTTTCTTATTGATGTCATCTGCTTAAGTATCATTACCTTTGCAACAGGTGGTCCAAACTTACAACTTAGCCTACTCTATGTCATTATTATTTTTGCCTCAGCAATCCTATTAAACGCCCAACTTTCACTGGTGGTGACCCTACTCGCAGTCATCATGATTGTATATCAGCGATTCATTGGAAATTTATTAGACTACAATAACTTAAGCCATTTAAGTAATAGCTTACTTTTGGTTTTTTTATTTTTCGTCGTTTATGTGATTGGCCGAATCGCAGTACAACGCTTTAAAATTTTAGAAGCGCTTACTTTCCATCAATCCATTGAAATTCATCAACTGCAAAACATTAATCGCTATATATTAGATCAAATTGAAGATGGATATCTGGTTTTAGACGAAAGTAATCATATTGTTTTGACTAATCCTGCTGCAAATACCTTACTTGGCATTCACTTACCCGTTTCTCATGAAAAAACTCCTTTAATCAAATGGCAACCCGATCTATTTGAATTGATCAAATTTAGTGATTTAGAAGATGGCGAGGAGTTTACTTTTGAGTCACAGCAAAGTTTGTATACGATACATGTATGCGTCAAACATTTAATTGTTCCAGAACAAGCACTTATATTGCTTATTCTCAAAGATGCCCAAAAGCTAACCCAACGCGTACAACAACTCAAACTAGCGGCTCTAGGGCAACTCTCAGCGAGTATCGCACATGAAATCCGTAATCCTTTAGCTGCAATTGTGCAAGCCAATGAACTTTTCAGTGAAAGTGACCCACATCAACAACAAATGCTGTCTCGCATGATCCGGAAACAGACCAAACGCATCGATCGCATTGTAGAAGATACTTTGGCAATGGCACGCAATAAGCCAACTGAACCACAAAACATTCATCTTACTGAGTTCTTTGAAAGTTTATTTGATGAAGATCTAGCAGACGTAAAACACATGATTCAGCTTGAGCTTTCAGAGGAAATTCAAATCTTATTTGATGATAAACAGTTACGCCAAGTGCTGATTAATTTAGTGAGAAATGCATTACGGCACAATGCTTCGAATATGCCATATATTGAAATCAAGGTACATACTGAAGAAACACGAGTTTGGATTGATGTTATCGATTTTGGTTTAGGGGTAGCAAAAAGAGACCTTTCTCAGCTTTTTAAACCATTTTTTAGTACCGAAATCAAAGGAACTGGTTTAGGATTGTATTTGTCTCATAGTTTCTGTGAGGCAAATCATGCAAAGCTCACTTATGTAGAGCGACAACAAGGAGCATGCTTCAGGATTGAATGCTCAATAATTAATTGATTAAATTAGGTTTTTCGGGGAAATGGCAACTAAACAACCACTCGTCTTGCTTGTAGACGATGAAGAGGACTTGTGTCTCCTCATGCAAATGACACTCGCTCGAATGGGGATTAAGACACATCTGGCTTATCGTGTAGAGCAAGCAAAAAAATTCTTTACCGAATTTCAATATGATGCATGTTTAACGGATTTAAACCTTCCTGATGGCAACGGTTTAGATCTCGTCCAACATGTCACCCAAAACTATCCAAACACCCCGATCGCTGTGTTGACTGCGTATGGCAATATGGACATTGCGATTGCAGCATTAAAAGCAGGGGCATTTGACTTCGTTAGCAAACCAGTCAATCAAGTGCATTTGGATCAATTGATTCAAAAGGCTTTGAATAGACCACGACCTGAACAAGAAGCGGCTGAAACAGCCTTAGAAAATAAACTACTGATTGGACGCTCTGCACCGATTCAACAACTACGCATTGCATTAAAGAAAATCGCACGATCTCAAGCACCAGTCTTTATTACTGGAGAATCAGGAACTGGAAAAGAAGTTGTTGCCAACTTGGTGCACCGGTTAAGTAATCGTAGTGAAGGGCCTTTTATTGCGATTAACTGTGGTGCTATTCCAGCAGAACTGATGGAAAGTGAACTTTTTGGGCATAAAAAAGGCAGTTTCACCGGTGCCACTCAAGATAAACAAGGTCTCATTTTATCTGCACATGGCGGTAGTTTATTTCTCGATGAAATCGCAGAGCTACCCTTAAACATGCAAGTGAAGTTATTGCGAGCAGTGCAAGAAAAGAAAATCAGGCCTGTCGGCTCAGATCAAGAAATTGATGTCGATTTCCGAGTGATTAGCGCCAGCCATCAAGATCTTGAGTTACTGGTCCAACAAGGAAAATTCCGACAAGATTTATTTTTCCGCATCCATGTCATGGATATCGTCCTACCGCCATTACGTGAACGTGGACAGGATATCTTGTTATTGGCGAATCACTTTATTCAGAAAATTAGCCAGGAATGGGAGCTGCCTGCCAAGACATTATCGTCTCGTGCAGAGCAATTCTTATTACAGCAATATTTCCCTGGTAACGTGCGCGAACTACGCAATATTATCGAACGAGCAATAACGCTCAGTGATGATGAAACGATTGATTTGGCGCACTTACAAACAGCACCATTACGCAATCCAATTCCAACGCCATCACCGCACTCTTATTCTCAAGAGGAGGCTGAGCAACCACAATACACCAGTCCAAACACAAGCTCGAAAAAACTACCACCTGAAGGCTTAGAGCGTTATTTAGAAAATATTGAAAAAGAAGTTCTACTCAATGCATTGAATCTAACCCATTGGAATCGGACGCTCGCCGCAAAAAAACTTGGAATGACTTTCCGTTCCTTGCGCTATCGTTTGAAAAAATTCGGGCTAGACACCGAAGAAGATGAATAATTGATCATACATAAAACAACGCCTCGATCTATAGATTGAGGCATTGTTAATTTACAGTCTGCT is drawn from Acinetobacter suaedae and contains these coding sequences:
- a CDS encoding sensor histidine kinase, which codes for MLGKVAPSISQTIYQLGMWYSGYRLIVSICLLLIFLLTAEQLTNNYIYPLLYLYTLIAYIGFNISQLFFLKIFSIHVNKQLIAIFLIDVICLSIITFATGGPNLQLSLLYVIIIFASAILLNAQLSLVVTLLAVIMIVYQRFIGNLLDYNNLSHLSNSLLLVFLFFVVYVIGRIAVQRFKILEALTFHQSIEIHQLQNINRYILDQIEDGYLVLDESNHIVLTNPAANTLLGIHLPVSHEKTPLIKWQPDLFELIKFSDLEDGEEFTFESQQSLYTIHVCVKHLIVPEQALILLILKDAQKLTQRVQQLKLAALGQLSASIAHEIRNPLAAIVQANELFSESDPHQQQMLSRMIRKQTKRIDRIVEDTLAMARNKPTEPQNIHLTEFFESLFDEDLADVKHMIQLELSEEIQILFDDKQLRQVLINLVRNALRHNASNMPYIEIKVHTEETRVWIDVIDFGLGVAKRDLSQLFKPFFSTEIKGTGLGLYLSHSFCEANHAKLTYVERQQGACFRIECSIIN
- the pbpG gene encoding D-alanyl-D-alanine endopeptidase PBP7/8, with protein sequence MKNAKKSVMHVLGMSILLAWSSTSFAELVVNNNSAISGNNGSASMSWSANDASQLMNDDEPLDLSPVGSTSVTTTLRSGGSAAITSSTSPQQSVQIRDTVGYSSQPSVNARAALVMDAQTGEVLFSKNTNTALPIASITKVMTAVVTADARLNMSEEVTLQQIDFAGAGGKNSSSTLRAGDSMNRAELLLFALMKSENPAAAALARTYPGGRTAFYAAMNSKAKQLGMTATHFIESTGLHPGNVSSARDLGILVSAASQYGLIRQFSTTPTYDFNLGYRVLKSNNTNALVRNGGWNINLSKTGYINEAGRCVVMHTTVNSRPAVVVLLGAPSTQARNSDATNLLTWLNTLPKRV
- the gacA gene encoding response regulator transcription factor GacA; this translates as MITVLVVDDHELVRTGICRMLEDHPDVEVVGQAESGEEAIALVRQKHPQVVLLDVNMPGIGGVETTRRLLQSAPDTKVIAVSGLAEEPYPSLLLKAGAKGYITKGAPIAEMVRAINKVMLGGKYFSADIAEQLASSYLSDTQQSPFDALSEREMQVAMMVVNCISAQEIADKLFVSVKTVNTYRYRIFEKLGIDSDVKLTHLAIRYGLIKP
- a CDS encoding sigma-54-dependent transcriptional regulator, with translation MATKQPLVLLVDDEEDLCLLMQMTLARMGIKTHLAYRVEQAKKFFTEFQYDACLTDLNLPDGNGLDLVQHVTQNYPNTPIAVLTAYGNMDIAIAALKAGAFDFVSKPVNQVHLDQLIQKALNRPRPEQEAAETALENKLLIGRSAPIQQLRIALKKIARSQAPVFITGESGTGKEVVANLVHRLSNRSEGPFIAINCGAIPAELMESELFGHKKGSFTGATQDKQGLILSAHGGSLFLDEIAELPLNMQVKLLRAVQEKKIRPVGSDQEIDVDFRVISASHQDLELLVQQGKFRQDLFFRIHVMDIVLPPLRERGQDILLLANHFIQKISQEWELPAKTLSSRAEQFLLQQYFPGNVRELRNIIERAITLSDDETIDLAHLQTAPLRNPIPTPSPHSYSQEEAEQPQYTSPNTSSKKLPPEGLERYLENIEKEVLLNALNLTHWNRTLAAKKLGMTFRSLRYRLKKFGLDTEEDE